A stretch of Antennarius striatus isolate MH-2024 chromosome 6, ASM4005453v1, whole genome shotgun sequence DNA encodes these proteins:
- the taf15 gene encoding TATA-binding protein-associated factor 2N isoform X1 — protein MATDSGYGGSQSYGSYSGQQSGQGYGQGNGSSAFGGQSFGSYGQQGAAAQEGYGQTQQQSHGYGGQDSGYADKPSYGQQTSYSGQGQSGDSYGQRSSYSGQGQDGYGQQSSYGGQGQGGGGSGGGGYGRWSDADSGGQGGRFGRDQGDRSDGGGYRGRGRGGYDRGGYDRSGGYDRGGYDRGGRCGPAGMGGGDRGGYKNYGGPRDYGSRDEPSGGEPDNSDNNTIFVQGLGEEVTVQEVGDYFKQIGIIKVNKKTGQPMINLYSDKSTGRPKGEATVSFDDPPSAKAAIDWFDGKEFNGKPIQVSFATRRAEFSQRGGGRGGRGGGGFRGRGGGGGGPNFDIKGGDWPCPNSSCGNMNFARRQECNKCGAPKPGDAGFGDRGSRGGYGGERGGGFRGRGGFRGGDRGGYGGGGGYGGGGYKMGGRGDRREDRRDRPY, from the exons ATGGCCACCG ATTCAGGCTACGGTGGTTCTCAAAG CTATGGATCATATAGCGGCCAGCAGAGTGGACAG GGTTACGGTCAAGGAAATGGAAGCAGTGCCTTTGGTGGGCAGAGTTTCGGTAGCTATGGACAGCAAGGTGCTGCAGCACAAG AGGGTTATGGCCAGACGCAGCAACAAAGCCATGGTTACGGAGGACAGGATTCTGG GTATGCGGACAAACCATCTTATGGGCAGCAAACTTCCTATAGTGGCCAAGGGCAAAGTGGAGACAGCTACGGACAGCGTAGCTCCTACAGTGGCCAGGGGCAAGATGGATATGGACAGCAAAGCTCCTATGGTGGTCAGGGacagggtggtggtggtagcgGTGGCGGAGGATATGGAAGATGGAGTGATG CTGACAGTGGTGGTCAGGGTGGGAGATTTGGACGTGACCAAGGCGATCGCTCAGACGGAGGCGGCTACAGAGGTCGAGGCCGTGGTGGCTACGACCGTGGCGGCTATGACCGCAGTGGTGGATATGACCGCGGTGGCTACGATCGTGGTGGAAGATGTGGACCTGCTGGTATGGG AGGTGGTGACCGTGGTGGCTACAAAAATTACGGTG GCCCTCGAGACTACGGGTCAAGGGATGAACCAT CTGGTGGTGAGCCGGACAACTCTGACAACAACACCATTTTTGTCCAGGGACTGGGAGAAGAAGTCACAGTTCAGGAAGTTGGGGATTATTTCAAGCAAATTGGAATCATCAAG gtaaaCAAGAAGACCGGCCAACCGATGATCAACTTGTACTCTGACAAATCAACTGGTCGGCCAAAGGGAGAAGCTACAGTGTCGTTTGATGACCCGCCCTCTGCCAAAGCTGCGATTGACTGGTTTGACG GCAAGGAGTTCAATGGCAAACCCATCCAAGTATCTTTTGCTACCCGCAGAGCTGAGTTCTCACAGAGGGGAGGTGGTAGAGGaggccgaggaggaggag gcTTCAGGGgtcgtggtggtggtggaggaggacccAACTTTGACATCAAGGGAGGCGACTGGCCCTGTCCCAACAG CTCTTGTGGAAACATGAATTTTGCAAGGCGGCAGGAGTGCAACAAGTGCGGTGCACCCAAACCAGGCGACGCAGGATTCGGAG ATCGTGGGAGCAGAGGCGGTTATGGTGGCGAGCGGGGCGGCGGCTTCAGGGGCCGTGGAGGTTTCCGTGGTGGAGACCGTGGCGGctacggaggaggtggaggatatGGAGGAGGAGGCTACAAAATGGGAGGAAG AGGCGATCGCAGAGAGGACAGAAGAGACCGGCCATACTAG
- the taf15 gene encoding TATA-binding protein-associated factor 2N isoform X2, which produces MDHIAASRVDRVTVKEMEAVPLVGRVSVAMDSKVLQHKRVMARRSNKAMVTEDRILGMRTNHLMGSKLPIVAKGKVETATDSVAPTVARGKMDMDSKAPMVVRDRVVVVAVAEDMEDGVMLTVVVRVGDLDVTKAIAQTEAATEVEAVVATTVAAMTAVVDMTAVATIVVEDVDLLVWGPRDYGSRDEPSGGEPDNSDNNTIFVQGLGEEVTVQEVGDYFKQIGIIKVNKKTGQPMINLYSDKSTGRPKGEATVSFDDPPSAKAAIDWFDGKEFNGKPIQVSFATRRAEFSQRGGGRGGRGGGGFRGRGGGGGGPNFDIKGGDWPCPNSSCGNMNFARRQECNKCGAPKPGDAGFGDRGSRGGYGGERGGGFRGRGGFRGGDRGGYGGGGGYGGGGYKMGGRGDRREDRRDRPY; this is translated from the exons ATGGATCATATAGCGGCCAGCAGAGTGGACAG GGTTACGGTCAAGGAAATGGAAGCAGTGCCTTTGGTGGGCAGAGTTTCGGTAGCTATGGACAGCAAGGTGCTGCAGCACAAG AGGGTTATGGCCAGACGCAGCAACAAAGCCATGGTTACGGAGGACAGGATTCTGG GTATGCGGACAAACCATCTTATGGGCAGCAAACTTCCTATAGTGGCCAAGGGCAAAGTGGAGACAGCTACGGACAGCGTAGCTCCTACAGTGGCCAGGGGCAAGATGGATATGGACAGCAAAGCTCCTATGGTGGTCAGGGacagggtggtggtggtagcgGTGGCGGAGGATATGGAAGATGGAGTGATG CTGACAGTGGTGGTCAGGGTGGGAGATTTGGACGTGACCAAGGCGATCGCTCAGACGGAGGCGGCTACAGAGGTCGAGGCCGTGGTGGCTACGACCGTGGCGGCTATGACCGCAGTGGTGGATATGACCGCGGTGGCTACGATCGTGGTGGAAGATGTGGACCTGCTGGTATGGG GCCCTCGAGACTACGGGTCAAGGGATGAACCAT CTGGTGGTGAGCCGGACAACTCTGACAACAACACCATTTTTGTCCAGGGACTGGGAGAAGAAGTCACAGTTCAGGAAGTTGGGGATTATTTCAAGCAAATTGGAATCATCAAG gtaaaCAAGAAGACCGGCCAACCGATGATCAACTTGTACTCTGACAAATCAACTGGTCGGCCAAAGGGAGAAGCTACAGTGTCGTTTGATGACCCGCCCTCTGCCAAAGCTGCGATTGACTGGTTTGACG GCAAGGAGTTCAATGGCAAACCCATCCAAGTATCTTTTGCTACCCGCAGAGCTGAGTTCTCACAGAGGGGAGGTGGTAGAGGaggccgaggaggaggag gcTTCAGGGgtcgtggtggtggtggaggaggacccAACTTTGACATCAAGGGAGGCGACTGGCCCTGTCCCAACAG CTCTTGTGGAAACATGAATTTTGCAAGGCGGCAGGAGTGCAACAAGTGCGGTGCACCCAAACCAGGCGACGCAGGATTCGGAG ATCGTGGGAGCAGAGGCGGTTATGGTGGCGAGCGGGGCGGCGGCTTCAGGGGCCGTGGAGGTTTCCGTGGTGGAGACCGTGGCGGctacggaggaggtggaggatatGGAGGAGGAGGCTACAAAATGGGAGGAAG AGGCGATCGCAGAGAGGACAGAAGAGACCGGCCATACTAG